Genomic DNA from uncultured Acetobacterium sp.:
GCTATTATGAATCGCGCACAACCAAAACAGTTTAGAGAACAAATACGAATCCTTGAGAGAAAACTGGGACTCTTAAAAAAAAACAATGGCAGCTGCTGCGCCGCCGTTCTGACCCTGGCTCAATGCCATGCCTTAGTCGAAATCGGGCGGATCAACTCCATTTCTTTAAAGGACTTAGCCATCATCCTGGCCATCGATATGAGCACCACCAGCCGCACCGTGGACGGACTTGTAAAAAAGGGATATGTCCAACGCATCCCTTCACTTGAAGACCGGCGCAGTGTTGACATATCCCTGACTGAATCTGGTATGGTTCTATTTGAAACGATTGAAAGCAACAATGATACTTTCTTTGCGGATATTTTTGATAACATTCCCAATGACGAAAAAATGAATGTCCTTCATGCTCTTGATGTCATTCTGGCCGCTTTCGATCAGAAATCGTAAGCCGGCCGGGGAATTGAAATTTTGCCAGCTTTATATTCGGTTGATAATGCGGCTTTGCATGCTTGCCATCACATCCAAAGCCGCCTCATTAAGACAGTCTTCATTGCTGGCGACGCAGCTGGCATCGACAATAATTTCCGCTTCCGGCAGGGCCGTCTTTGCCAGCACGGCATCCGAGATCAGACAAATATTTGAAACAACTCCCACCAGCTCGCCCCTGTCCCTTTTATTACCCATCCTGTCCTTTATAACAGTCAATCAGATAAGACATCCGCAGCATAAACCGAGCATATGAGTCCCCCAAATCAATATTACCGATTTCTGATATCCGCTCCAACCGATAAGCCAGCGAATTCCGGTGCAAAAACAATTTTTCTGAAGCGAACTTGATACTACACCCACCATCTAAATATACCTTCAATGTATCATATAAGCGGGTTTCATTTTTTCGGTCATACTGCCTTAGGATACTTAATGCCGGATGACAAAACTGTCCGAGTTGCGATTCATCTTTCACCTGATCCAGCAGATCATAAAACTGATAATCAATATAACAGCAAATAAGCTTTTCAGAATTCAACCGTTTTCCCAGATTCAGAGCGGTAACCGCCTGATGATAATATTTTGCAAAACTTTCAACATGCGTAAAAGTGTTGCTGACGCCAATACGCAGATATTCATTGTCCGCCAGATGCTGGATCTCGTTTAATTGTTCATCCTGAAAACGGTCGTTTTTCAATAGCGGCACCAAAACCGCTACTTTCCCCTCATGATAGGTAACATGTGAACCCGGTAAAACTTCTTTTAAGGCTAAAACAAGATGATCTTTTAAATGTCGCTCGCCCAAATAACGGGTCGGGAGAACCGAAAGCGCAACCAGTTTGGAGGCAAACTCTAAACCAGGAAAGCAAATCGGAATATTCTCCGGCGGAGCTCCGATTAAAAGTTCATACAACAACTGTTGATACTGCGTACCAGTCTGAAACAAATAAGAAAAATAATGTGTGATGGTGTAACTGATGGCATGACTGACAACCTCAAGAATTTCCATATGCACGGGTGTTACTTGGGTTTCGCTTTCAATCATCAGTAAAAAACCAACCTGAATGTCATGATGGAAGACCTTACTGCTGAGCTTGCGATGGGGTGATTCGGTACATGAAACCTCAACGGCATCAGTAGTGTGGGCAGCCTGTTGAACGGCCTGGATAAAATCATAACTGCAATATCCCTGTCTGATGTTGTCCTTCCATAGGTCATCCGTGACTGGAATCGAAGTGGAATGCGCCAGAATTTTGAAATTAACATCGCTAAAAATAAGCGAATTTCCCAGGATGATGGAGGCCGTATTGACCACCGCCTGAAGATCCCTTGTCTCATTGGCCCGTTTTATCAGTTCTTCATAGACAAGCCCACCCCCGGAACTCGTCATCAATGTTCGCGCCAGATTGACTGCCGAAAATAATTCGAATGGCGCTACATAAGCAAGGTTTTGGATCGTGTCTGTCAGGGGTTGTCCATCTTTAACCAGGATACAGTGGCAGGGTGGATTTTCCGCACGCTCTAATTGGCTACGATAACCAAAGTAGAGAATATTTCCTTGAAATGAATTTTGCCGTCCATCAATTAAAGCAATATCGATAATCTCCGTCTGATTTTCACAGGAATCCTTCGTAATCGGTATATTAATCGATATTTTTGTGATCAAGTCATTAAATTTCATACACGTACTTCCCGCTATTTTATTTTATCTTGGCACTTTAGAATTAGAATAGTGCATCATACACAAATTGTCAACGTCAAATCGTTTCCCATCAATATAGGAAAATTCTAGCCGACGCAGTATAATCGTCACTATAAACTCAATACGGTTATCAATAAGGAGGACACAGATGTATGAAAAACTATTTGCCGAAGGAACGATCGGCAAACTGAAATTGAAAAACCGGGTAGTCATGTCTCCCATGGGGATCGGCCTGGCTGAACTCGATGGTTCACCGACTGAAGATATGATTGCTTTCTATGAGGCTCGGGCCATTGGCGGAGCCGGACTGATCATTCCTGAAATTACGCGTGTAAACGATGTCCACGGGGCCGGGATGCTGCGCCAGCTTGCGGTTACCAAAGATCGTCACATTGATCCATTATCGCGACTGGCGGAAGCCGTCCATAAACATGGTACAAAAATCTTCATTCAACTGCATCACCCAGGCCGAGAAACGATGGCCGCGCTGGTCGGCGGAGCGGTTGTTGCGCCCTCGGCAATTCCCTGCAATTTTCTCAAACAGCCGACCCGGGCCCTGGAAAATGCTGAGATCAAAGAACTGGTAAAGCAGTTTATCAACGGCGCCGTTCGTGTTCAGAAAGCCGGTTGTGACGGTGTTGAACTACACGCCGCTCATGGCTATTTGATCAATCAGTTTTTAAGCCCCTATACCAATAAACGCGAAGATGAATATGGCGGAAGTTTTGAAAACCGACTGCGCTTTATTGCCGAAATTATCGCCGGTATCCGCACGGCATGTGGTTCTGATTTTCCCATCAGCGTCCGGCTTTCGGTTGAGGAATTTTTAAGCAATGTCGGCGTAACTGAAGATTATATTCATATCCAGGATGGCGTTAAGATTGCTGTAGCCCTGGAAAAACTGGGGATCGATGTCATCAATGTCAGCGCCGGTATTTATGAAACCGGCTCGGTCTGTGTCGAACCCGCTTCCTTCCCTCAAGGCTGGCGCAGGGATCTGCTCAAAGCGGTTAAAGATCATGTTGGCATTCCGGTCATCGGTGTTTCCGCCATTCGCGAACCGGCTGTCGCAGAAGCGTTTCTGACCGATAACATCGTCGATTTTGTGGCTTTAGGCCGGGCCTGGCTGGCTGATGAAGAATGGGCGCTAAAAGTAAAAGACGGACGGGAAAAGGAATTATGTAAATGTATTTCCTGCCTGCGCTGCTTCGAAAGTTTAAACGAAAATAATGCCGTTGGTCTGCCCCTGGTCTGTTCCGTGAACCCCCGTCTGGCCCGTGAGCAAAAGCTTGGCAACTTAGTTCATGATTCATGCGGTCATACAGCCGCTGTCATTGGTGGCGGTGTTGCTGGCATGGTAGCGGCCCGCACGCTGGCCCTTCGTGGCATCCAGGTAACCTTGTTTGAAAAAGAAAACACCCTTGGCGGTCTGGTTAATATTGCTAAAATGCCGCCTCATAAAGGTGCGATGGACTGGATCTGTCAGTATTATCAAAATGAATTTGATCGTCTAAATGTTGCGGTGCGACTAAATACCGAAGCAACCATTCCACTCCTGGAGGCGATGAAACCCGATGCCGTCATTCTTGCGACCGGCAGTACCGCGATTGTCCCTGAACGCATCCCAGGCGTCCATGGCGAAAATGTCTTTGGCATTGACCATATCCTTTCTGGAGCCGCCGGATTAAAAGACAAACAGGTCGTCTTGATCGGCGCCGGAATGAGTGGTATTGAAACTGCCGAATATCTCTGTGCCGCCGGCAATTCAGTAACCATCGTCGATATGCTGGACAAAGTCGCCCCTGACGGAAATGGCACCAATGTTTTGGACGTGACTGGACGCCTGGCCAAATATGGTGTGACGTACCTGCTCTCCCATGCGTTAAAAGAAATTAAACCAGATGGCGTTGTTCTTGAAAAACTGTCCGATCATGCGGAAATCTCAATTCCGGCCGATGCGGTTGTTTTATCTTTGGGATATTGCCCGAATAACAGCCTCGCCGACGAACTCAAGCAGAAATTCGACCGTGTCGAAATGATTGGCGATGCCCTTCAAGTTGGTCGGATTGAACCGGCTATTCGGGCTGGCTTTGACGTCGGCCGTCGTTTGTTTATCGAGCCGCCAAAAACGACCAGTTTTCTGACCACTCAAGAAGAATTGGCTAACTTTGGCAAGCTTTCACTGATGGATAATCAGGAAGGCCTCTATCTTTGCTTTCTCACCGATCCCGCTGTCATCGCCCGATTATTGCCGCCACCGCTTAAACCTTTCTCAATGCCGGTGGTAACCCTGTCGATCGCCCATGTTAAAAACCCCTCGTTTGCCGATGATTATTACGAAGCAATCCTGGGCGTCTATGCCATGCACGGAAAAGATTTGGGACTCTATCCGCTTAGTCTGGTACTCGGTGGCCCCGGCGCTGAAATGGCAGTCCAGCTTGGTCGTGACAATGGCAGTATTCCCAAAAAACTGGGCGCAGAATTTGTGATTCGCCAAACCGGCAATACCATTACTGCCAGTGTCAGCCGTCGCGGTGTGCAGTTAATTGAGGCAAAACTCGAACTCGGCGAAACCAATAGTCCCCTGACTGGCCCGATGTATCAGTTCCCCGAACCGGGAAAACATACCTATGGCGGTGGTTTCTATTATCATTTTGACCGTGAACCGGATAACGAAGGGGTCTCTCATTTTATCAGTGGTGCCTTGCTTCAGAATCTCTGTGAATACACTTACAAATCCTGGGAGCCGGGTTTTGTGAACCTCAAACTTCATTCCAGCATTGACGATCCCTGGGGTGAAATTCCAATTAATACCATCGTCGGTGGGGCTTATTCGGAAAACAGTTTGCTGGTTCATAAACTGAATTTAGTCGAACACCTGGATGCCGAAGAAATTATCCCTTATTTGATGGCTGGTTATTATGACCGCACCGCCTTTATGGAAACCGGACGGAAGTAGACCATCACAGAGCATTTGCAGTTAAAAACGAATTCAGTCGAAATACGAAAGGAATTTTATCATGAAACTTGAAAATAAAGTTGCTATTATTACCGGATCAACCAAAGGCATCGGAAAATCTGCCGCCATGATTTTTATTGAAGAAGGTGCCAAAGTCGTTGTTGTTGGTACCAATGAAGAACGAGGCAATGCCACGGTAGCGGAAATTTTAGCTGCCGGCGGCGAAGCTTTTTTCCAGAAAACGGATGTAACCGATGAAAATAGCCTCGATGCATTGGTAAAGGCAACCCTCGACAAATATGGCCGGATTGATATCCTGATCAATAATGCCGGTGTCAGTGGTACCACTGCCAATATGAATGATATTACCAATGACGAATGGCATACCGTCCTTTCCACCAATTTAACCGCCCCCTTTATGCTTTGTAAAAGAATAATCCCAATTATGGAAAAACAAGGCGCTGGTGCCATTGTTAACGTCGCTTCGATGGCATCTACCGCTGCCGGAAGAGGCGGCCTGGCCTATACTTCTGCCAAACACGGATTGCTGGGCCTGACGCGTCAGATGTCTTTAGACCATGGCCGTCATGGTGTCCGCATTAATGCCGTACTGCCGGGGCCGATCGCCACCGAGATGATTGCTCGGGTTCTGGCAATACCCCAACATCCGGTTTCCATGAAAATTAAAATGAGCCCCGCCGGGAGAGCTGGCGAGTCAGAGGAAGTCGGAAAAGCGATTCTCTTCCTGGCCAGTGACGATGCCTCGTTTATTCACGGTGCCGGTCTGGCTGTCGATGGCGGCTACACTATTTTCTAAAGCAAACCGCATCAAGCAAAATTTTTCATCGCTGTTCTGGTTTCCAGAATAGCGATGAAAGTAGCGATATGTCTCTGATTTAAGATCTTAACGCGACCTCATCATAACCAAAAACAAACAATCCGATTCGCCTTACTGGCATGTGAATCGGATTGTTTTATTTTTGCAAAAAAAGCAGGGCTACGATTACTTTGCAGTATCTCAGCCCTGCTGCTTGTATTCCAGACTTAATTTTGATTCTCAATCACCGTTTGATTTCTGCCCAAATGCTTGGCCTTATATAAAGCATGATCGGCACGATTGATCAAGGCGTCAAAATCAGGTGTGGCGTCATTAAGCTCAGCCACGCCAATACTGACGGTGACATTGATGCACTGCTCCCCAAAGACGATGGTCTTTTGCTCCACCGTTTTACGGAAATCTTCAGCTTTATCGAAGGCTTTAGCAGCATCTGTGTTTAACATCACCACGGCAAATTCTTCGCCACCGATCCGACCAACAATTTCAGTTCCGCTAAAGGTATCCAAAAGCATGGCCGCAAAATCACGAAGCACCGCATCGCCGCCATGATGCCCATACGAATCATTTACTTTTTTAAAAAAATCGATGTCCATCATCAATACGGATAATTTTTCATGACCGCGCCGGGCCAGCCGATCGGCTTCTTCCGCCCCCTCTCTGAAACGTCGCCGATTATTAAGACCAGTGAGTTCATCAGTATTGGCGATTTCAGTCAGCCGATGCTTCAAGCATTCTCGCTCAGTAACATCTCCAAAGGTAATCAGGTATCCGACCGTCTCTTTTTTATTTTGAACAATGCGGGTGTTGATATTAACATATCGGTCTTCTCCATCAACAATAAAATGAAAAACCTGATCTTCTGAATTTCTGATGCTTTTCAATAGCTCCTGATGATCGGCTAACAGAACCGCCAATCGTTCTTCTTTGATTGACGCATTAAACCACCGAAAGAACTTCGCGCTGGCTTCATTAAAATCGACGACCCGATAAAAACGATTCACGAGGATCAGACCGGCTCTGCTTTCTTCAAAAACCCGCTCCCTGGCAAGATCTTTGATTTCCAAAAAATTATAGCGTGTCAATGACAAATAAAGCAATAAAATACACGGCGGCAGGATCAACGCGGTGTAGTCGATGCCGATCCCCCCAATATTCACCGTCACCAGCACCAAGGCAAGGTATGGCAACACCGATGCCAGCAGCAGCAGTCGGAACTGCATTTTTTCATCACCGGTGCTGTTGCGATACCGTTGAAAATAAAACCAGGTGCACAAAACCAGGGCAATCAGCACATAGGCCGTCTGAACAAAATACCAGGGGCCTTTGATCAATAGCATGTAGTTGATCCCCATAAATTGCTGAATCTCAATTTGACTGTAATACCAATGATGCCAATCATTGGTCAGACGCAAAAAAAAGGTGATCACTGGAATGGCAAATATCACGAGACCACCAAACCCCTGCAGATATTTTCCTTTGCCCGTATATAACATGCTCACCACCAACCACAGTGCCGGAAAAAAAGGAATTCCCAAGTACTGAACCTGATTCCAGAAAAACATCTCTGGAAGTGAACTGGCATTGAGCTCCAACAGATATCCCAGCAGATAGATCTGAAGCGTTAAACTAAGCGCCCCAAACGCCCTGGCGTAACTGGATTTACCGCGAACAAATGAATTAACAAACATAAAGGAGAGCAGCAAGACCCCAAAGAACAGATAGATACTGACGAACTTAATTATCATTTTTCACTTTTTAGACCCTCTCATCAAATAACCCTTTAACCTTTATTTGGTACATCGCTTTACCTGAAGCAAGCTTGTTTTATTCAAGGATTGATAAAATCTCACGTAAGGATTTTTCAAATTCTTCATCGGTTGAGTTTTTAAAAATAAGCAAATCATCTTTGACATGCGGATGGTCCAGGGCCGTCGGAATATTGAAATTGCTCGCTGCAAGATAGTCATCCCAATGTGAAAGTTTCCAGGTATCCCTTTCAGAATTTCTGGCAATCATTCTTTGACGGGTCACTTCTACTGCCGTTTCGACCCAGACAACAACCAAAGAGGCTTTCTTTTTTATTAGTTTTGCTTTCAGTTCACGGATATAATCGATGTCCCGTATTTCTTTTGTGAATGGCGCATTAATCAATACCGTATTGTCGTAATCCAGGGCTTCTAAGGCAAGCGCGACAATTGTTTCATACTCATAATCACGAATATTTTTTTCAAAAAAATCAGAACTCCGGTTATATTCTTCCCCAGCGACACTAAAAATCTGTTTTGAAAGGGGGATGAGTGTATCCTTATCCAGATAAACCACCTGACTTAATGCCTCCGCAAGTTTCTTGGCAACATAGGTTTTTCCACTTGCTGGCGGTGATGTTACTAAAATCAGCTTTTTCAATTGCAATGCTCCTCTTCTTCAAATCCACAGGGTAACTTGTGCTTTTGGGAATAATTATACCTGAAATTCCCTTTTAATCAAAGTAGTTTATCTTGTCTAGATGTAGGGCTGTTTCGGTACCTTATCCACCTCAAAAATAAAAAGCCCCGGACTAAGCCGGGGTTGATATCAAACAGAACCGTCTTCATTTTTACCCTTGAATATGAAATACCGCTGAGGGCTTTGATACTGTCCCATCACATGAAAAAACCCGCCAATCAATCGGTTTGATTTGGCGGATAAATAATTTAACCAAGATGCTCATCGTTAACGACTTTATCTTAAACCGGAGTAGCCTGAAGTTTTCGAACCCGATCTTCAATCGGCGGATGGGTGCTGAAGAGGTTCATGAGTCGCTTGGCCTTTAAGGGGTTGACAATAAACAGGTGGCTAGCAGCAGGGTTGACATTCATTGGCACCATGCCCGAAGCCCGTTCCAGTTTAAGCAGGGCATTGGACAAACCCTGGCTTTGTCCGGCAATGGCTGCCCCGGTGCTGTCAGCCAGATATTCCCGGGACCGTGAGACGGCCATCTGCACCATCATGGCTGCGATTGGACCCAGTATAATTAAAGGCAAGGAGGCCAGTAAACCGCCTTCGTCATCATCAGAGCCACCCATACCAAACATCAGCGCCCATTGAGCCCAGTTGGCAATGGTGGTGATTACCCCAGCCATGACTGCGGCGATGGTACCAATTAATACATCTCTGTTTTTGATGTGAGCCAGTTCATGAGCCAAAACGCCTTCCAATTCATCATGATTCAAGATGGTCAATAGCCCCTCTGTGACTGCAACAGCAGAATGATTGGGATTTCGACCGGTGGCAAAAGCATTGGGCTGAGGCGAGGGGGTGATATAAAGTTTAGGCATCGGCATTGAAGCATTAGTCGTCAGCTTCTCCACAATTTGATAAACTTCCGGATGCTTACCCTCGGTTAGGGGCTGAGAACCCGTCATGGCAAGGGCAATTTTATCACTAAACCAATAGCTGCCGCCATTCATTGCCAAGGCAAAGACTAAGGCAATCAACATGCCAGACTGACCACCGATAGCGCCGCCAATCACAATGACTAATGCCGTTAAACTACTCATTAAAACCAAGGTCTTAAGTTGGTTGCCTATATTTTTCATTTTTATAAATTCCTTTCAATTGTTTTTAGGTTATATGTTCGCCAAGAATAACCATCAGAATCTGCATAACCTGCAGTCCCTTGGCAAGAATTTCTTTGGACGCCGCCTTACTCTCATCAGACAGACAGAGACAACGCTGGCTGGAATAAAGCTCGACGACTTTCTTTTGCAAGTTGTCCAGCAGTTCTTCGATGCAAATTGTTTTTTCCAGCATGTCATTGCTGGTCTTGTTTTTAAATAATTGTGCTATTTCGTTCAGAGAAAAATGCTGTTCCTGAAGTTTTTTGACCACATGAATAGTCTGTAGCGCATCCTCTGAGTATAAACGATGATTGCCATTGGTTCGGTTTTTTTCGACAATGACACCCAGCTGGGTATAGTAGTCAACCGTTCGTGTGCTGACGCCTGCCAATTGTGCCAATTCGCCAATGCGATAAGTTTTTATTTCGGCCCCAAGTATAATCCCCCCAGTTCACTTTTAGTCAAAACATACAGTAGTACGTTGTGTTGGTTAATTATATCGAGAATTACTTAAATCTAGATATAAAATCTTATTGAATTAACCTAATGAGACTGAGCGACGCAGCAATAGAACGATTTATCCGCAGCTTCATTTAGGAGCCCAAGGGAACGGTTGCCAGGCCTATCTACTTATCCTAATAACTCAAAACGATCATTTATTGACATACAAAAAGCCATTTTTCAATGGCTTTTTGTCTTGCGGCTTTAGTAATTCGATTTGATAGATATTCTCAATCATTTTAACGGTCAGTAGTTAGTCGTGCTGCATCCGCTTAGAACCATTCGGACAACCAATTTCGCATCATAAAAATTTCATTTCGTTGGGTGTTTCGGATGGTTTCGGCAAAAGGAATAATTTCCGAATGTTTATCCAACCCGCTGGTGATCAGCTGTTGAGACATCATCACCGCGTCCATATGATGGAAAATCATATCTTGGAGGAAAGCCTGATCCAGTTCATCGCTCTGAAGACCGCTAAGATCCCGCATCATTGGCTGGTAATTAATCGAATGATTTTCATTGGGATACCAAGTATTAAGCCAGATCTTCATTTGTTCAATTTCGGCACTCTGGGTTTTAATAATATCATCCG
This window encodes:
- a CDS encoding MarR family transcriptional regulator, which encodes MNRAQPKQFREQIRILERKLGLLKKNNGSCCAAVLTLAQCHALVEIGRINSISLKDLAIILAIDMSTTSRTVDGLVKKGYVQRIPSLEDRRSVDISLTESGMVLFETIESNNDTFFADIFDNIPNDEKMNVLHALDVILAAFDQKS
- a CDS encoding helix-turn-helix domain-containing protein yields the protein MKFNDLITKISINIPITKDSCENQTEIIDIALIDGRQNSFQGNILYFGYRSQLERAENPPCHCILVKDGQPLTDTIQNLAYVAPFELFSAVNLARTLMTSSGGGLVYEELIKRANETRDLQAVVNTASIILGNSLIFSDVNFKILAHSTSIPVTDDLWKDNIRQGYCSYDFIQAVQQAAHTTDAVEVSCTESPHRKLSSKVFHHDIQVGFLLMIESETQVTPVHMEILEVVSHAISYTITHYFSYLFQTGTQYQQLLYELLIGAPPENIPICFPGLEFASKLVALSVLPTRYLGERHLKDHLVLALKEVLPGSHVTYHEGKVAVLVPLLKNDRFQDEQLNEIQHLADNEYLRIGVSNTFTHVESFAKYYHQAVTALNLGKRLNSEKLICCYIDYQFYDLLDQVKDESQLGQFCHPALSILRQYDRKNETRLYDTLKVYLDGGCSIKFASEKLFLHRNSLAYRLERISEIGNIDLGDSYARFMLRMSYLIDCYKGQDG
- a CDS encoding acetoacetate decarboxylase family protein; protein product: MYEKLFAEGTIGKLKLKNRVVMSPMGIGLAELDGSPTEDMIAFYEARAIGGAGLIIPEITRVNDVHGAGMLRQLAVTKDRHIDPLSRLAEAVHKHGTKIFIQLHHPGRETMAALVGGAVVAPSAIPCNFLKQPTRALENAEIKELVKQFINGAVRVQKAGCDGVELHAAHGYLINQFLSPYTNKREDEYGGSFENRLRFIAEIIAGIRTACGSDFPISVRLSVEEFLSNVGVTEDYIHIQDGVKIAVALEKLGIDVINVSAGIYETGSVCVEPASFPQGWRRDLLKAVKDHVGIPVIGVSAIREPAVAEAFLTDNIVDFVALGRAWLADEEWALKVKDGREKELCKCISCLRCFESLNENNAVGLPLVCSVNPRLAREQKLGNLVHDSCGHTAAVIGGGVAGMVAARTLALRGIQVTLFEKENTLGGLVNIAKMPPHKGAMDWICQYYQNEFDRLNVAVRLNTEATIPLLEAMKPDAVILATGSTAIVPERIPGVHGENVFGIDHILSGAAGLKDKQVVLIGAGMSGIETAEYLCAAGNSVTIVDMLDKVAPDGNGTNVLDVTGRLAKYGVTYLLSHALKEIKPDGVVLEKLSDHAEISIPADAVVLSLGYCPNNSLADELKQKFDRVEMIGDALQVGRIEPAIRAGFDVGRRLFIEPPKTTSFLTTQEELANFGKLSLMDNQEGLYLCFLTDPAVIARLLPPPLKPFSMPVVTLSIAHVKNPSFADDYYEAILGVYAMHGKDLGLYPLSLVLGGPGAEMAVQLGRDNGSIPKKLGAEFVIRQTGNTITASVSRRGVQLIEAKLELGETNSPLTGPMYQFPEPGKHTYGGGFYYHFDREPDNEGVSHFISGALLQNLCEYTYKSWEPGFVNLKLHSSIDDPWGEIPINTIVGGAYSENSLLVHKLNLVEHLDAEEIIPYLMAGYYDRTAFMETGRK
- a CDS encoding SDR family NAD(P)-dependent oxidoreductase; this translates as MKLENKVAIITGSTKGIGKSAAMIFIEEGAKVVVVGTNEERGNATVAEILAAGGEAFFQKTDVTDENSLDALVKATLDKYGRIDILINNAGVSGTTANMNDITNDEWHTVLSTNLTAPFMLCKRIIPIMEKQGAGAIVNVASMASTAAGRGGLAYTSAKHGLLGLTRQMSLDHGRHGVRINAVLPGPIATEMIARVLAIPQHPVSMKIKMSPAGRAGESEEVGKAILFLASDDASFIHGAGLAVDGGYTIF
- a CDS encoding diguanylate cyclase, with protein sequence MIIKFVSIYLFFGVLLLSFMFVNSFVRGKSSYARAFGALSLTLQIYLLGYLLELNASSLPEMFFWNQVQYLGIPFFPALWLVVSMLYTGKGKYLQGFGGLVIFAIPVITFFLRLTNDWHHWYYSQIEIQQFMGINYMLLIKGPWYFVQTAYVLIALVLCTWFYFQRYRNSTGDEKMQFRLLLLASVLPYLALVLVTVNIGGIGIDYTALILPPCILLLYLSLTRYNFLEIKDLARERVFEESRAGLILVNRFYRVVDFNEASAKFFRWFNASIKEERLAVLLADHQELLKSIRNSEDQVFHFIVDGEDRYVNINTRIVQNKKETVGYLITFGDVTERECLKHRLTEIANTDELTGLNNRRRFREGAEEADRLARRGHEKLSVLMMDIDFFKKVNDSYGHHGGDAVLRDFAAMLLDTFSGTEIVGRIGGEEFAVVMLNTDAAKAFDKAEDFRKTVEQKTIVFGEQCINVTVSIGVAELNDATPDFDALINRADHALYKAKHLGRNQTVIENQN
- a CDS encoding AAA family ATPase encodes the protein MKKLILVTSPPASGKTYVAKKLAEALSQVVYLDKDTLIPLSKQIFSVAGEEYNRSSDFFEKNIRDYEYETIVALALEALDYDNTVLINAPFTKEIRDIDYIRELKAKLIKKKASLVVVWVETAVEVTRQRMIARNSERDTWKLSHWDDYLAASNFNIPTALDHPHVKDDLLIFKNSTDEEFEKSLREILSILE
- a CDS encoding zinc metalloprotease HtpX translates to MKNIGNQLKTLVLMSSLTALVIVIGGAIGGQSGMLIALVFALAMNGGSYWFSDKIALAMTGSQPLTEGKHPEVYQIVEKLTTNASMPMPKLYITPSPQPNAFATGRNPNHSAVAVTEGLLTILNHDELEGVLAHELAHIKNRDVLIGTIAAVMAGVITTIANWAQWALMFGMGGSDDDEGGLLASLPLIILGPIAAMMVQMAVSRSREYLADSTGAAIAGQSQGLSNALLKLERASGMVPMNVNPAASHLFIVNPLKAKRLMNLFSTHPPIEDRVRKLQATPV
- a CDS encoding MerR family transcriptional regulator, with protein sequence MILGAEIKTYRIGELAQLAGVSTRTVDYYTQLGVIVEKNRTNGNHRLYSEDALQTIHVVKKLQEQHFSLNEIAQLFKNKTSNDMLEKTICIEELLDNLQKKVVELYSSQRCLCLSDESKAASKEILAKGLQVMQILMVILGEHIT
- a CDS encoding DUF305 domain-containing protein, whose translation is MKKTTIVILGVTFAAVLLILFGMMAYIIFLLTNNSAAQQNLKNGSGWMMGSGMMNSEMMDSGMMNESIESEHDYLVHMIAHHEEAVSSANILKMNTQREEMKKFADDIIKTQSAEIEQMKIWLNTWYPNENHSINYQPMMRDLSGLQSDELDQAFLQDMIFHHMDAVMMSQQLITSGLDKHSEIIPFAETIRNTQRNEIFMMRNWLSEWF